The Ischnura elegans chromosome 1, ioIscEleg1.1, whole genome shotgun sequence genome contains a region encoding:
- the LOC124162812 gene encoding protein lin-37 homolog: MGKKRKLTPVSRNRFDSKEEKSPLGDDVVAARDHLTGILQGLIDHNEDSSECSHDETSATLEGYSKSQNLLLSPKKEGSQISLGSSLSSGIHHRGQRKRRRRGEVTVGDAAYHHTYVMKLFDRSVDLAQFREDTPLYPVCRAWMANQPRNTSLAITRERTPTPEPPEESAVANNSVVTGDDGTERRDSLPAAMQNGGGEGKDMYKLPAPSPIPPGKSQRDLRMPSPIPYDKDPDFDNLEKYLNIQKDGAVKIEGVSCPPTEKLLSKHLNHWVRVRRKWQKAAQENENRYSESKVILQGMFKRWGHQG, translated from the exons ATGGGGAAGAAAAGGAAGCTGACACCAGTTAGTCGTAACAGATTTGACAGCAAAGAAGAAAAGTCGCCGCTGG GAGACGATGTAGTGGCAGCACGAGATCACCTCACGGGAATTCTTCAGGGTTTAATTGACCATAACGAAGATTCGTCAGAATGTAGTCATGATGAAACTTCTGCTACTTTGGAAGGGTACTCAAAGTCGCAGAATTTACTCTTATCGCCTAAGAA AGAAGGAAGTCAGATATCTCTTGGATCATCTCTAAGCTCAGGAATCCATCACAGAGGCCAGCGTAAGAGAAGGCGAAGGGGAGAAGTGACTGTGGGTGATGCTGCTTATCACCATACATATGTTATGAAACTATTTGATCGTAGTGTTGACCTTGCTCAGTTCAGGGAAGATACTCCTTTGTACCCGGTCTGCCGTGCCTGGATGGCCAATCAGCCTCGAAATACTTCACTTGCTATCAC ACGAGAAAGGACCCCAACTCCTGAGCCACCAGAGGAATCAGCTGTAGCTAATAATTCAGTTGTCACAGGTGATGATGGCACTGAAAGAAGAGACTCATTGCCTGCTGCAATGCAGAATGGGGGTGGTGAAGGCAAGGATATGTACAAGCTTCCTGCTCCAAGCCCGATACCTCCTGGCAAATCACAGAGGGACTTACGGATGCCATCTCCTATACCATATGATAAAGACCCAGACTTTGATAACTTGGAAAAATATCTGAAT ATTCAAAAGGATGGTGCCGTCAAAATAGAGGGTGTGTCATGTCCACCTACTGAAAAGCTTTTAAGCAAGCATTTGAATCACTGGGTTAGAGTTCGCAGGAAATGGCAGAAAGCTGCTCAGGAGAATGAAAACAGATATTCAGAAAGCAAAGTCATTCTCCAAGGAATGTTCAAAAGATGGGGACACCAGGGATAA
- the LOC124154292 gene encoding uncharacterized protein LOC124154292, producing MGSSRSPVIADIHGKIRTNADRLRYVDDTFVIWPHGPEELQSFLKHINSQHPAIQFTMEMEKDRRIPFLDVMVNKKIDGSLGHEIYRKPTHTERYLNAYSHHHPSQKASLVATLLHRAYKLSDAESLAKEKEHLMTTLKRNGYNRRLRK from the coding sequence ATGGGGTCCTCTCGATCCCCGGTGATAGCAGACATACATGGAAAGATTCGAACAAATGCCGATCGGCTAAGATACGTGGACGATACATTCGTAATTTGGCCGCATGGACCCGAAGAACTGCAGAGTTTCCTGAAGCACATCAACTCCCAACATCCAGCAATACAGTTCACAATGGAGATGGAAAAAGATCGAAGAATCCCATTTTTGGATGTGATGGTGAATAAGAAGATAGACGGGAGTCTCGGCCACGAAATATACAGAAAGCCCACCCACACTGAGCGCTATCTGAACGCTTACTCACACCATCATCCATCCCAGAAGGCTTCACTGGTGGCAACACTATTGCACCGCGCTTACAAACTCTCGGATGCAGAATCACTGGCCAAAGAAAAGGAGCACCTGATGACGACCCTCAAGAGGAATGGATACAACAGAAGACTGCGCAAGTAG